The Quercus robur chromosome 7, dhQueRobu3.1, whole genome shotgun sequence genome has a segment encoding these proteins:
- the LOC126691999 gene encoding vacuolar protein-sorting-associated protein 37 homolog 1-like isoform X29, whose amino-acid sequence MGKKEGEKNGGGNKVAPAPAPAEKKDDVSVTAVYKINCNCNGCVEKIEKALRHFDGVEEVKIDRDACELTVKGTNLDLTAIREKLEKEIKKKFELVSPQPKKGGGGGGGGGYKKPEKKKAEKKEEPKKPKELRDELHKEILQLARENLENEPPIMELRNQPRPQDGSSQSWYPPSVVSSPNSSRPGTPSSASSSSFSSHRTSDRPQSPSHVSPAEAAGIIAVLKDKSVDELRKLLSDKDAYHHFLLSLDQVKIQNNSRDELRKETLQLARENLEKEPRIMELRNQCRIIRTTELAAAQEKLNELERKKEETLKFYSPQSLLQRLQDANKTEEESENLHKQLLDRDVDLGTFVQKYKKLRTTYHRRALIHLSAKTSSIG is encoded by the exons ATGGGCAAG aaagagggagaaaagaATGGTGGAGGTAACAAGGTTGCGCCGGCACCGGCGCCGGCGGAGAAGAAAGACGACGTTTCGGTCACCGCCGTTTACAAGATCAACTGCAATTGCAACGGGTGCGTCGAGAAAATCGAAAAAGCCCTTCGTCATTTCGATG GTGTGGAAGAGGTGAAGATAGATCGTGATGCCTGCGAATTGACGGTAAAAGGGACCAACTTAGACCTCACGGCAATCAGAGagaaattggaaaaagaaatcaagaagAAATTTGAGCTGGTTTCTCCTCAGCCCAAAAAAGGCGGTGGCGGCGGTGGTGGCGGTGGCTATAAGAAGCCGGAAAAGAAGAAggctgaaaagaaagaagagcctAAGAAACCCAAAGAG TTAAGAGATGAACTTCATAAGGAGATTCTACAACTTGCGA GGGAGAACTTGGAAAACGAACCACCGATTATGGAGCTTAGAAACCAG CCACGTCCACAGGATGGTTCTTCACAGTCTTGGTATCCTCCATCTGTAGTTAGCTCCCCAAATTCATCTCGTCCAGGAACACCAAGCAGTGCCTCTTCTAGCAGCTTCAGTTCACATAGGACTTCAGACAGGCCACAGTCACCATCACATGTTTCACCTGCTGAAGCTGCGGGTATTATTGCTGTTCTGAAGGATAAAAG TGTTGATGAATTACGGAAGCTTTTGTCTGACAAGGATGCATACCATCATTTCTTACTCTCACTTGATcaagtgaaaattcaaaacaat TCAAGAGATGAACTTCGTAAGGAGACTCTTCAACTTGCAA GGGAGAACTTGGAAAAGGAACCACGGATTATGGAGCTTAGAAACCAG TGCAGAATAATACGGACAACAGAATTGGCTGCTGCTCAGGAGAAACTCAATGAGCTtgagagaaagaaggaagagacATTGAAATTCTATTCCCCTCAATCCCTTCTCCAAAGGCTTCAAG ATGCGAATAAGACAGAGGAGGAATCGGAAAACCTGCACAAACAGCTCTTAGATAGGGATGTGGACCTTGGGACCTTTGTGCAGAAATACAAGAAGCTCCGTACCACTTACCATAGGCGTGCGCTTATTCACCTTTCAGCCAAAACTTCTTCAATTGGTTGA
- the LOC126691999 gene encoding uncharacterized protein LOC126691999 isoform X19: MGKKEGEKNGGGNKVAPAPAPAEKKDDVSVTAVYKINCNCNGCVEKIEKALRHFDGVEEVKIDRDACELTVKGTNLDLTAIREKLEKEIKKKFELVSPQPKKGGGGGGGGGYKKPEKKKAEKKEEPKKPKELRDELHKEILQLARENLENEPPIMELRNQKEGEKNGGDNKVAPAEKKDVVSVTAIYKIDCNCEGCVEKIKKALCHFDGVEELKIDCNKLTVKGTNLDPTAIREKLEKEIKKKFELVSTQPKKGGGGGGGGYKKPEKKKAEKKEEPKKPKELRDELHKETLQLARENLENEPPIMELRNQPRPQDGSSQSWYPPSVVSSPNSSRPGTPSSASSSSFSSHRTSDRPQSPSHVSPAEAAGIIAVLKDKSVDELRKLLSDKDAYHHFLLSLDQVKIQNNSRDELRKETLQLARENLEKEPRIMELRNQCRIIRTTELAAAQEKLNELERKKEETLKFYSPQSLLQRLQDANKTEEESENLHKQLLDRDVDLGTFVQKYKKLRTTYHRRALIHLSAKTSSIG; this comes from the exons ATGGGCAAG aaagagggagaaaagaATGGTGGAGGTAACAAGGTTGCGCCGGCACCGGCGCCGGCGGAGAAGAAAGACGACGTTTCGGTCACCGCCGTTTACAAGATCAACTGCAATTGCAACGGGTGCGTCGAGAAAATCGAAAAAGCCCTTCGTCATTTCGATG GTGTGGAAGAGGTGAAGATAGATCGTGATGCCTGCGAATTGACGGTAAAAGGGACCAACTTAGACCTCACGGCAATCAGAGagaaattggaaaaagaaatcaagaagAAATTTGAGCTGGTTTCTCCTCAGCCCAAAAAAGGCGGTGGCGGCGGTGGTGGCGGTGGCTATAAGAAGCCGGAAAAGAAGAAggctgaaaagaaagaagagcctAAGAAACCCAAAGAG TTAAGAGATGAACTTCATAAGGAGATTCTACAACTTGCGA GGGAGAACTTGGAAAACGAACCACCGATTATGGAGCTTAGAAACCAG aaagagggagaaaagaATGGTGGAGATAACAAGGTCGCACCAGCAGAGAAGAAAGACGTCGTTTCGGTCACTGCCATTTACAAGATTGACTGCAATTGCGAAGGGTGTGTCGAGAAAATCAAAAAAGCCCTTTGTCATTTCGATG GTGTGGAAGAGTTGAAGATAGATTGTAACAAATTGACAGTAAAAGGGACCAACTTAGACCCCACGGCAATCAGAGagaaattggaaaaagaaatcaagaagAAATTTGAGCTGGTTTCTACTCAGCCCAAAAAAggcggcggtggtggtggtggtggctataAGAAGCCAGAAAAGAAGAAggctgaaaagaaagaagagcctAAGAAACCCAAAGAG TTAAGAGATGAACTTCATAAGGAGACTCTACAACTTGCAA GGGAGAACTTGGAAAACGAACCACCGATTATGGAGCTTAGAAACCAG CCACGTCCACAGGATGGTTCTTCACAGTCTTGGTATCCTCCATCTGTAGTTAGCTCCCCAAATTCATCTCGTCCAGGAACACCAAGCAGTGCCTCTTCTAGCAGCTTCAGTTCACATAGGACTTCAGACAGGCCACAGTCACCATCACATGTTTCACCTGCTGAAGCTGCGGGTATTATTGCTGTTCTGAAGGATAAAAG TGTTGATGAATTACGGAAGCTTTTGTCTGACAAGGATGCATACCATCATTTCTTACTCTCACTTGATcaagtgaaaattcaaaacaat TCAAGAGATGAACTTCGTAAGGAGACTCTTCAACTTGCAA GGGAGAACTTGGAAAAGGAACCACGGATTATGGAGCTTAGAAACCAG TGCAGAATAATACGGACAACAGAATTGGCTGCTGCTCAGGAGAAACTCAATGAGCTtgagagaaagaaggaagagacATTGAAATTCTATTCCCCTCAATCCCTTCTCCAAAGGCTTCAAG ATGCGAATAAGACAGAGGAGGAATCGGAAAACCTGCACAAACAGCTCTTAGATAGGGATGTGGACCTTGGGACCTTTGTGCAGAAATACAAGAAGCTCCGTACCACTTACCATAGGCGTGCGCTTATTCACCTTTCAGCCAAAACTTCTTCAATTGGTTGA
- the LOC126691999 gene encoding uncharacterized protein LOC126691999 isoform X21 produces the protein MGKKEGEKNGGGNKVAPAPAPAEKKDDVSVTAVYKINCNCNGCVEKIEKALRHFDGVEEVKIDRDACELTVKGTNLDLTAIREKLEKEIKKKFELVSPQPKKGGGGGGGGGYKKPEKKKAEKKEEPKKPKELRDELHKEILQLARENLENEPPIMELRNQKEGEKNGGDNKVAPAEKKDVVSVTAIYKIDCNCEGCVEKIKKALCHFDGVEELKIDCNKLTVKGTNLDPTAIREKLEKEIKKKFELVSTQPKKGGGGGGGGYKKPEKKKAEKKEEPKKPKELRDELHKETLQLARENLENKPPIMELRNQPRPQDGSSQSWYPPSVVSSPNSSRPGTPSSASSSSFSSHRTSDRPQSPSHVSPAEAAGIIAVLKDKSVDELRKLLSDKDAYHHFLLSLDQVKIQNNSRDELRKETLQLARENLEKEPRIMELRNQCRIIRTTELAAAQEKLNELERKKEETLKFYSPQSLLQRLQDANKTEEESENLHKQLLDRDVDLGTFVQKYKKLRTTYHRRALIHLSAKTSSIG, from the exons ATGGGCAAG aaagagggagaaaagaATGGTGGAGGTAACAAGGTTGCGCCGGCACCGGCGCCGGCGGAGAAGAAAGACGACGTTTCGGTCACCGCCGTTTACAAGATCAACTGCAATTGCAACGGGTGCGTCGAGAAAATCGAAAAAGCCCTTCGTCATTTCGATG GTGTGGAAGAGGTGAAGATAGATCGTGATGCCTGCGAATTGACGGTAAAAGGGACCAACTTAGACCTCACGGCAATCAGAGagaaattggaaaaagaaatcaagaagAAATTTGAGCTGGTTTCTCCTCAGCCCAAAAAAGGCGGTGGCGGCGGTGGTGGCGGTGGCTATAAGAAGCCGGAAAAGAAGAAggctgaaaagaaagaagagcctAAGAAACCCAAAGAG TTAAGAGATGAACTTCATAAGGAGATTCTACAACTTGCGA GGGAGAACTTGGAAAACGAACCACCGATTATGGAGCTTAGAAACCAG aaagagggagaaaagaATGGTGGAGATAACAAGGTCGCACCAGCAGAGAAGAAAGACGTCGTTTCGGTCACTGCCATTTACAAGATTGACTGCAATTGCGAAGGGTGTGTCGAGAAAATCAAAAAAGCCCTTTGTCATTTCGATG GTGTGGAAGAGTTGAAGATAGATTGTAACAAATTGACAGTAAAAGGGACCAACTTAGACCCCACGGCAATCAGAGagaaattggaaaaagaaatcaagaagAAATTTGAGCTGGTTTCTACTCAGCCCAAAAAAggcggcggtggtggtggtggtggctataAGAAGCCAGAAAAGAAGAAggctgaaaagaaagaagagcctAAGAAACCCAAAGAG TTAAGAGATGAACTTCATAAGGAGACTCTACAACTTGCAA GGGAGAACTTGGAAAACAAACCACCGATTATGGAGCTTAGAAACCAG CCACGTCCACAGGATGGTTCTTCACAGTCTTGGTATCCTCCATCTGTAGTTAGCTCCCCAAATTCATCTCGTCCAGGAACACCAAGCAGTGCCTCTTCTAGCAGCTTCAGTTCACATAGGACTTCAGACAGGCCACAGTCACCATCACATGTTTCACCTGCTGAAGCTGCGGGTATTATTGCTGTTCTGAAGGATAAAAG TGTTGATGAATTACGGAAGCTTTTGTCTGACAAGGATGCATACCATCATTTCTTACTCTCACTTGATcaagtgaaaattcaaaacaat TCAAGAGATGAACTTCGTAAGGAGACTCTTCAACTTGCAA GGGAGAACTTGGAAAAGGAACCACGGATTATGGAGCTTAGAAACCAG TGCAGAATAATACGGACAACAGAATTGGCTGCTGCTCAGGAGAAACTCAATGAGCTtgagagaaagaaggaagagacATTGAAATTCTATTCCCCTCAATCCCTTCTCCAAAGGCTTCAAG ATGCGAATAAGACAGAGGAGGAATCGGAAAACCTGCACAAACAGCTCTTAGATAGGGATGTGGACCTTGGGACCTTTGTGCAGAAATACAAGAAGCTCCGTACCACTTACCATAGGCGTGCGCTTATTCACCTTTCAGCCAAAACTTCTTCAATTGGTTGA
- the LOC126691999 gene encoding vacuolar protein-sorting-associated protein 37 homolog 1-like isoform X24 yields MGKKEGEKNGGGNKVAPAPAPAEKKDDVSVTAVYKINCNCNGCVEKIEKALRHFDGVEEVKIDRDACELTVKGTNLDLTAIREKLEKEIKKKFELVSPQPKKGGGGGGGGGYKKPEKKKAEKKEEPKKPKELMDELHKETLQLARENLENKPPIMELRNQDQQPQPRPQDGSSQSWYPPSVVSSPNSSRPGTPSSASSSSFSSHRTSDRPQSPSHVSPAEAAGIIAVLKDKSVDELRKLLSDKDAYHHFLLSLDQVKIQNNSRDELRKETLQLARENLEKEPRIMELRNQCRIIRTTELAAAQEKLNELERKKEETLKFYSPQSLLQRLQDANKTEEESENLHKQLLDRDVDLGTFVQKYKKLRTTYHRRALIHLSAKTSSIG; encoded by the exons ATGGGCAAG aaagagggagaaaagaATGGTGGAGGTAACAAGGTTGCGCCGGCACCGGCGCCGGCGGAGAAGAAAGACGACGTTTCGGTCACCGCCGTTTACAAGATCAACTGCAATTGCAACGGGTGCGTCGAGAAAATCGAAAAAGCCCTTCGTCATTTCGATG GTGTGGAAGAGGTGAAGATAGATCGTGATGCCTGCGAATTGACGGTAAAAGGGACCAACTTAGACCTCACGGCAATCAGAGagaaattggaaaaagaaatcaagaagAAATTTGAGCTGGTTTCTCCTCAGCCCAAAAAAGGCGGTGGCGGCGGTGGTGGCGGTGGCTATAAGAAGCCGGAAAAGAAGAAggctgaaaagaaagaagagcctAAGAAACCCAAAGAG TTAATGGATGAACTTCATAAGGAGACTCTACAGCTTGCGA GGGAGAACTTGGAAAACAAACCACCGATTATGGAGCTTAGAAACCA GGACCAACAACCTCAGCCACGTCCACAGGATGGTTCTTCACAGTCTTGGTATCCTCCATCTGTAGTTAGCTCCCCAAATTCATCTCGTCCAGGAACACCAAGCAGTGCCTCTTCTAGCAGCTTCAGTTCACATAGGACTTCAGACAGGCCACAGTCACCATCACATGTTTCACCTGCTGAAGCTGCGGGTATTATTGCTGTTCTGAAGGATAAAAG TGTTGATGAATTACGGAAGCTTTTGTCTGACAAGGATGCATACCATCATTTCTTACTCTCACTTGATcaagtgaaaattcaaaacaat TCAAGAGATGAACTTCGTAAGGAGACTCTTCAACTTGCAA GGGAGAACTTGGAAAAGGAACCACGGATTATGGAGCTTAGAAACCAG TGCAGAATAATACGGACAACAGAATTGGCTGCTGCTCAGGAGAAACTCAATGAGCTtgagagaaagaaggaagagacATTGAAATTCTATTCCCCTCAATCCCTTCTCCAAAGGCTTCAAG ATGCGAATAAGACAGAGGAGGAATCGGAAAACCTGCACAAACAGCTCTTAGATAGGGATGTGGACCTTGGGACCTTTGTGCAGAAATACAAGAAGCTCCGTACCACTTACCATAGGCGTGCGCTTATTCACCTTTCAGCCAAAACTTCTTCAATTGGTTGA
- the LOC126691999 gene encoding heavy metal-associated isoprenylated plant protein 6-like isoform X22, translating to MGKKEGEKNGGGNKVAPAPAPAEKKDDVSVTAVYKINCNCNGCVEKIEKALRHFDGVEEVKIDRDACELTVKGTNLDLTAIREKLEKEIKKKFELVSPQPKKGGGGGGGGGYKKPEKKKAEKKEEPKKPKELRDELHKEILQLARENLENEPPIMELRNQKEGEKNGGDNKVAPAEKKDVVSVTAIYKIDCNCEGCVEKIKKALCHFDGVEELKIDCNKLTVKGTNLDPTAIREKLEKEIKKKFELVSTQPKKGGGGGGGGYKKPEKKKAEKKEEPKKPKEPRPQDGSSQSWYPPSVVSSPNSSRPGTPSSASSSSFSSHRTSDRPQSPSHVSPAEAAGIIAVLKDKSVDELRKLLSDKDAYHHFLLSLDQVKIQNNSRDELRKETLQLARENLEKEPRIMELRNQCRIIRTTELAAAQEKLNELERKKEETLKFYSPQSLLQRLQDANKTEEESENLHKQLLDRDVDLGTFVQKYKKLRTTYHRRALIHLSAKTSSIG from the exons ATGGGCAAG aaagagggagaaaagaATGGTGGAGGTAACAAGGTTGCGCCGGCACCGGCGCCGGCGGAGAAGAAAGACGACGTTTCGGTCACCGCCGTTTACAAGATCAACTGCAATTGCAACGGGTGCGTCGAGAAAATCGAAAAAGCCCTTCGTCATTTCGATG GTGTGGAAGAGGTGAAGATAGATCGTGATGCCTGCGAATTGACGGTAAAAGGGACCAACTTAGACCTCACGGCAATCAGAGagaaattggaaaaagaaatcaagaagAAATTTGAGCTGGTTTCTCCTCAGCCCAAAAAAGGCGGTGGCGGCGGTGGTGGCGGTGGCTATAAGAAGCCGGAAAAGAAGAAggctgaaaagaaagaagagcctAAGAAACCCAAAGAG TTAAGAGATGAACTTCATAAGGAGATTCTACAACTTGCGA GGGAGAACTTGGAAAACGAACCACCGATTATGGAGCTTAGAAACCAG aaagagggagaaaagaATGGTGGAGATAACAAGGTCGCACCAGCAGAGAAGAAAGACGTCGTTTCGGTCACTGCCATTTACAAGATTGACTGCAATTGCGAAGGGTGTGTCGAGAAAATCAAAAAAGCCCTTTGTCATTTCGATG GTGTGGAAGAGTTGAAGATAGATTGTAACAAATTGACAGTAAAAGGGACCAACTTAGACCCCACGGCAATCAGAGagaaattggaaaaagaaatcaagaagAAATTTGAGCTGGTTTCTACTCAGCCCAAAAAAggcggcggtggtggtggtggtggctataAGAAGCCAGAAAAGAAGAAggctgaaaagaaagaagagcctAAGAAACCCAAAGAG CCACGTCCACAGGATGGTTCTTCACAGTCTTGGTATCCTCCATCTGTAGTTAGCTCCCCAAATTCATCTCGTCCAGGAACACCAAGCAGTGCCTCTTCTAGCAGCTTCAGTTCACATAGGACTTCAGACAGGCCACAGTCACCATCACATGTTTCACCTGCTGAAGCTGCGGGTATTATTGCTGTTCTGAAGGATAAAAG TGTTGATGAATTACGGAAGCTTTTGTCTGACAAGGATGCATACCATCATTTCTTACTCTCACTTGATcaagtgaaaattcaaaacaat TCAAGAGATGAACTTCGTAAGGAGACTCTTCAACTTGCAA GGGAGAACTTGGAAAAGGAACCACGGATTATGGAGCTTAGAAACCAG TGCAGAATAATACGGACAACAGAATTGGCTGCTGCTCAGGAGAAACTCAATGAGCTtgagagaaagaaggaagagacATTGAAATTCTATTCCCCTCAATCCCTTCTCCAAAGGCTTCAAG ATGCGAATAAGACAGAGGAGGAATCGGAAAACCTGCACAAACAGCTCTTAGATAGGGATGTGGACCTTGGGACCTTTGTGCAGAAATACAAGAAGCTCCGTACCACTTACCATAGGCGTGCGCTTATTCACCTTTCAGCCAAAACTTCTTCAATTGGTTGA
- the LOC126691999 gene encoding uncharacterized protein LOC126691999 isoform X11, with amino-acid sequence MGKKEGEKNGGGNKVAPAPAPAEKKDDVSVTAVYKINCNCNGCVEKIEKALRHFDGVEEVKIDRDACELTVKGTNLDLTAIREKLEKEIKKKFELRDELHKEILQLARENLENEPPIMELRNQKEGEKNGGDNKVAPAEKKDVVSVTAIYKIDCNCEGCVEKIKKALCHFDGVEELKIDCNKLTVKGTNLDPTAIREKLEKEIKKKFELVSTQPKKGGGGGGGGYKKPEKKKAEKKEEPKKPKELRDELHKETLQLARENLENEPPIMELRNQKEGEKNSGDNKVAQVQAPVPVPAEKKDDIFVTAIYKIDCNCEGCAEKIKKALCHFDGVEELRIDCNKLTVKGTNLEPTAIREKLEKEIKKKFELVSPQPKKGSGGGCGYKKPKEKKAENKEEPKKPKELMDELHKETLQLARENLENKPPIMELRNQINQLIEELFPPLILLDQQPQPRPQDGSSQSWYPPSVVSSPNSSRPGTPSSASSSSFSSHRTSDRPQSPSHVSPAEAAGIIAVLKDKSVDELRKLLSDKDAYHHFLLSLDQVKIQNNSRDELRKETLQLARENLEKEPRIMELRNQCRIIRTTELAAAQEKLNELERKKEETLKFYSPQSLLQRLQDANKTEEESENLHKQLLDRDVDLGTFVQKYKKLRTTYHRRALIHLSAKTSSIG; translated from the exons ATGGGCAAG aaagagggagaaaagaATGGTGGAGGTAACAAGGTTGCGCCGGCACCGGCGCCGGCGGAGAAGAAAGACGACGTTTCGGTCACCGCCGTTTACAAGATCAACTGCAATTGCAACGGGTGCGTCGAGAAAATCGAAAAAGCCCTTCGTCATTTCGATG GTGTGGAAGAGGTGAAGATAGATCGTGATGCCTGCGAATTGACGGTAAAAGGGACCAACTTAGACCTCACGGCAATCAGAGagaaattggaaaaagaaatcaagaagAAATTTG AGTTAAGAGATGAACTTCATAAGGAGATTCTACAACTTGCGA GGGAGAACTTGGAAAACGAACCACCGATTATGGAGCTTAGAAACCAG aaagagggagaaaagaATGGTGGAGATAACAAGGTCGCACCAGCAGAGAAGAAAGACGTCGTTTCGGTCACTGCCATTTACAAGATTGACTGCAATTGCGAAGGGTGTGTCGAGAAAATCAAAAAAGCCCTTTGTCATTTCGATG GTGTGGAAGAGTTGAAGATAGATTGTAACAAATTGACAGTAAAAGGGACCAACTTAGACCCCACGGCAATCAGAGagaaattggaaaaagaaatcaagaagAAATTTGAGCTGGTTTCTACTCAGCCCAAAAAAggcggcggtggtggtggtggtggctataAGAAGCCAGAAAAGAAGAAggctgaaaagaaagaagagcctAAGAAACCCAAAGAG TTAAGAGATGAACTTCATAAGGAGACTCTACAACTTGCAA GGGAGAACTTGGAAAACGAACCACCGATTATGGAGCTTAGAAACCAG aaagagggagaaaagaATAGTGGAGATAACAAGGTTGCACAGGTGCAGGCGCCGGTGCCGGTGCCGGCAGAGAAGAAAGACGACATTTTCGTCACTGCCATTTACAAGATCGACTGCAATTGCGAAGGGTGTGCTGAGAAAATCAAAAAAGCCCTTTGTCATTTTGATG GTGTGGAAGAGTTGAGGATAGATTGTAACAAATTGACGGTAAAAGGGACCAACTTAGAGCCCACAGCAATCAGAGagaaattggaaaaagaaatcaagaagAAATTTGAACTGGTTTCTCCTCAACCCAAAAAAGGCAGTGGCGGCGGCTGTGGCTATAAGAAGCCGAAAGAGAAGAAGGCTGAAAACAAAGAAGAGCCTAAGAAACCTAAAGAG TTAATGGATGAACTTCATAAGGAGACTCTACAGCTTGCGA GGGAGAACTTGGAAAACAAACCACCGATTATGGAGCTTAGAAACCAG ATTAATCAACTGATTGAAGAACTTTTTCCTCCTTTGATTCTATTGGACCAACAACCTCAGCCACGTCCACAGGATGGTTCTTCACAGTCTTGGTATCCTCCATCTGTAGTTAGCTCCCCAAATTCATCTCGTCCAGGAACACCAAGCAGTGCCTCTTCTAGCAGCTTCAGTTCACATAGGACTTCAGACAGGCCACAGTCACCATCACATGTTTCACCTGCTGAAGCTGCGGGTATTATTGCTGTTCTGAAGGATAAAAG TGTTGATGAATTACGGAAGCTTTTGTCTGACAAGGATGCATACCATCATTTCTTACTCTCACTTGATcaagtgaaaattcaaaacaat TCAAGAGATGAACTTCGTAAGGAGACTCTTCAACTTGCAA GGGAGAACTTGGAAAAGGAACCACGGATTATGGAGCTTAGAAACCAG TGCAGAATAATACGGACAACAGAATTGGCTGCTGCTCAGGAGAAACTCAATGAGCTtgagagaaagaaggaagagacATTGAAATTCTATTCCCCTCAATCCCTTCTCCAAAGGCTTCAAG ATGCGAATAAGACAGAGGAGGAATCGGAAAACCTGCACAAACAGCTCTTAGATAGGGATGTGGACCTTGGGACCTTTGTGCAGAAATACAAGAAGCTCCGTACCACTTACCATAGGCGTGCGCTTATTCACCTTTCAGCCAAAACTTCTTCAATTGGTTGA
- the LOC126691999 gene encoding vacuolar protein-sorting-associated protein 37 homolog 1-like isoform X25, whose amino-acid sequence MGKKEGEKNGGGNKVAPAPAPAEKKDDVSVTAVYKINCNCNGCVEKIEKALRHFDGVEEVKIDRDACELTVKGTNLDLTAIREKLEKEIKKKFELVSPQPKKGGGGGGGGGYKKPEKKKAEKKEEPKKPKELRDELHKETLQLARENLENEPPIMELRNQDQQPQPRPQDGSSQSWYPPSVVSSPNSSRPGTPSSASSSSFSSHRTSDRPQSPSHVSPAEAAGIIAVLKDKSVDELRKLLSDKDAYHHFLLSLDQVKIQNNSRDELRKETLQLARENLEKEPRIMELRNQCRIIRTTELAAAQEKLNELERKKEETLKFYSPQSLLQRLQDANKTEEESENLHKQLLDRDVDLGTFVQKYKKLRTTYHRRALIHLSAKTSSIG is encoded by the exons ATGGGCAAG aaagagggagaaaagaATGGTGGAGGTAACAAGGTTGCGCCGGCACCGGCGCCGGCGGAGAAGAAAGACGACGTTTCGGTCACCGCCGTTTACAAGATCAACTGCAATTGCAACGGGTGCGTCGAGAAAATCGAAAAAGCCCTTCGTCATTTCGATG GTGTGGAAGAGGTGAAGATAGATCGTGATGCCTGCGAATTGACGGTAAAAGGGACCAACTTAGACCTCACGGCAATCAGAGagaaattggaaaaagaaatcaagaagAAATTTGAGCTGGTTTCTCCTCAGCCCAAAAAAGGCGGTGGCGGCGGTGGTGGCGGTGGCTATAAGAAGCCGGAAAAGAAGAAggctgaaaagaaagaagagcctAAGAAACCCAAAGAG TTAAGAGATGAACTTCATAAGGAGACTCTACAACTTGCAA GGGAGAACTTGGAAAACGAACCACCGATTATGGAGCTTAGAAACCA GGACCAACAACCTCAGCCACGTCCACAGGATGGTTCTTCACAGTCTTGGTATCCTCCATCTGTAGTTAGCTCCCCAAATTCATCTCGTCCAGGAACACCAAGCAGTGCCTCTTCTAGCAGCTTCAGTTCACATAGGACTTCAGACAGGCCACAGTCACCATCACATGTTTCACCTGCTGAAGCTGCGGGTATTATTGCTGTTCTGAAGGATAAAAG TGTTGATGAATTACGGAAGCTTTTGTCTGACAAGGATGCATACCATCATTTCTTACTCTCACTTGATcaagtgaaaattcaaaacaat TCAAGAGATGAACTTCGTAAGGAGACTCTTCAACTTGCAA GGGAGAACTTGGAAAAGGAACCACGGATTATGGAGCTTAGAAACCAG TGCAGAATAATACGGACAACAGAATTGGCTGCTGCTCAGGAGAAACTCAATGAGCTtgagagaaagaaggaagagacATTGAAATTCTATTCCCCTCAATCCCTTCTCCAAAGGCTTCAAG ATGCGAATAAGACAGAGGAGGAATCGGAAAACCTGCACAAACAGCTCTTAGATAGGGATGTGGACCTTGGGACCTTTGTGCAGAAATACAAGAAGCTCCGTACCACTTACCATAGGCGTGCGCTTATTCACCTTTCAGCCAAAACTTCTTCAATTGGTTGA